The Lepisosteus oculatus isolate fLepOcu1 chromosome 4, fLepOcu1.hap2, whole genome shotgun sequence genome window below encodes:
- the nrap gene encoding nebulin-related-anchoring protein isoform X7 — protein sequence MNVQPCARCGYIVYPAEKINCIDKTWHKACFHCEICKMILTTNNFVSHQKKPYCQVHNPKNNNFTSVYETPINLNAKKQSEAVSELKYREEGEKYKSVFHWDVKSREVEHARKISHLASQKAYQAEYEEQKSWYTGTASNPEMIRVAQAQKTISDVEYKRGHEERVSQYTSVADTPEILHARAGGSLVSDIKYTEEYEQLKGKGSFPAMITPAYQIAKKANTLASDVEYKRGHEERISKYTSVTDTPEVLLAKTGAQLASDYMYTEEYEQHRGKGSFPAMITPGYEVAKKATELASDIKYHQKYEREMKGKGSSAAGSAELALARDNAEKFSQHAYTEDYEEHRGKGSFPAMITPAYQIAKKAHELASDVKYKQGFSKTKGTAHFNTLTADDNLVIKNAQKINKLVSEVEYKKDLENTKGHSINYCETPQFKNVSKISKYTSDVKYKENYLNQMKGHYEGVGMDKRTLHAMKVKNLASNIAYKSEYEHEKSEHADYNYPATMTPSYETQRKLEPLKDVNYRQHVDKLKYSSVTDTPEIVQARINAQQFSDLNYRAEYEKTKTKFTLPQDLPQIKKAKANAELFSDIKYKEDFMKIKDKAVGVNMSDSRTLHSLQVAKMNNEIAYKKGSKEARSQLHLPLDMINISHAKKAQSLASDLEYRKRLHEYTVLPDDMKVKWAKKAYNLQSENQYRADLLWMKGVGWMTEGCLDVQQAKKAGELVSEKKYRQKADAVKFTQVADTPYIKHAKRSQDLQSGIVYKAGTEQMLHQYTMSKDEPLFKLAKTNAEYLSEKTYRSSWEKQKEKGFELRMDALSILTAKAKRDLASDIKYREVYEKTKGKLIGVKNVKEDSQMAHSTQVSKLQSDLEYKKEYEDSKTKHSASLDMLNMVHAKKAQCLATDTGYKTILHHYTTLPTDMKVEWAKKAYGLQSDNKYKSDLNWMRGVGWMTAGSLDVEQAKKSGELISETKYRQHPYALKFTSVKDTPEMLQAKISYNQAVDRLYREHGESVKHHYTLTKDLPEHIQAKLNAMNISETCYKQSWTKLKDAGYTLRLDAIPFQAAKASGDIFSDYKYKQEFEKLKGHMIGLKGVEDDIKIVHSVHAAQLQSDISYKKDSVRGRSQYHLPLDMMELTHAKKAQSLISDQDYKHLFHNYTSLPSDLKLQWAKKAYDLQSEKLYRSDLNFLRGVAWISTGAVQIEGSKRANELISEKKYRQHPYSFKHTAVTDSPDLVHAKFSNQITNERLYKEAGENARHNYTLTLGRPELTQAKINAANFSEIKYRESWNNLRAQGYKLTMDAIAFQTAKASGDIASDYQYRHDFVLEKGKHIGARSILDDPRLLHCMQVAKLHSEQQYKKESRSTSAQFHLPLDMVHLVHARKAQALASDQDYKTKFHSYTVLPDDMKVQWAKKAHELQSEKLYKSDLNFMRGVGWITVGTPQIETAKRAGELISEKKYRQLPDSLKFTSIADSPDIVHAKNSYLQCSERLYKSGDSELMHRYTLPPDHPDFIRARMNAQHISDKVYKTSWDQVRSTGYDLRLDAIPFQTAKASRDIASDFRYKETFVKERGHQIGLRSINDDPKMKHFLSASKLQSNNEYKKQYEETRSQYKIHTDQPSFIHAKKSQEQASNLSYRQHLHHYTCDPEQLNMKHAKQAYKLQSDVNYKSDLNWLRGIGWTPPGSHKVEMARRAAELGYAHEMNPEEAAAHYQQMMQASQMMETQEEFQQPGVNPDASEILQVKRKKVQTMKKTM from the exons atGAATGTCCAGCCTTGTGCCAGGTGTGGCTATATTGTTTACCCAGCTGAGAAAATCAATTGCATTGACAAG ACCTGGCATAAAGCCTGCTTTCACTGCGAAATATGTAAGATGATCCTAACTACAAATAATTTTGTGAGCCATCAGAAAAAGCCCTACTGCCAAGT GCACAACCCCAAGAACAACAATTTCACTAGTGTATATGAGACACCCATCAACTTAAATGCAAAGAAGCAATCTGAAGCAGTCAGTGAG CTCAAATACCGAGAAGAAGGAGAGAAGTATAAGTCAGTTTTTCACTGGGATGTGAAGTCCAGGGAGGTGGAACATGCTCGTAAAATCAGCCATCTTGCAAGTCAG AAAGCCTATCAGGCAGAATATGAGGAACAGAAATCCTGGTACACTGGCACAGCCTCCAACCCAGAAATGATAAGGGTGGCCCAAGCCCAAAAAACCATAAGTGAT GTGGAATACAAGCGTGGCCATGAGGAACGGGTTTCACAATACACCTCAGTGGCCGATACCCCTGAAATCCTTCATGCAAGGGCTGGAGGATCACTTGTGAGTGAT ATTAAATACACTGAAGAATACGAACAGCTGAAAGGAAAGGGCAGCTTCCCTGCCATGATCACCCCAGCTTATCAGATAGCTAAGAAAGCTAATACTTTGGCCAGCGAT GTGGAGTACAAGCGCGGACACGAAGAGCGAATTTCTAAATACACCTCTGTCACCGATACTCCAGAAGTACTCCTGGCGAAAACAGGAGCACAGCTTGCTAGTGAT TACATGTACACTGAAGAATATGAACAACACAGAGGGAAAGGCAGCTTTCCAGCCATGATCACTCCAGGATATGAAGTGGCCAAGAAAGCCACTGAACTGGCTAGTGAT ATCAAGTACCATCAGAAGTACGAGAGGGAAATGAAAGGGAAGGGAAGCAGTGCAGCAGGCTCTGCAGAACTGGCTCTTGCTAGAGACAATGCGGAGAAATTCAGCCAG CATGCTTATACTGAAGACTATGAAGAACACAGAGGAAAGGGCAGTTTCCCTGCCATGATAACTCCTGCATATCAAATTGCCAAGAAAGCCCATGAACTGGCCAGTGAT GTGAAGTATAAACAAGGGTTTTCTAAGACAAAAGGCACAGCTCATTTCAACACCTTGACAGCAGACGACAACTTGGTCATCAAAAATGCCCAGAAAATCAACAAGCTTGTCAGCGAG GTGGAGTACAAGAAGGATCTGGAGAATACCAAGGGTCACAGCATTAACTACTGTGAGACCCCGCAGTTTAAGAATGTGTCCAAGATCTCTAAATACACCAGTGAT GTGAAGTACAAAGAGAATTATCTGAACCAGATGAAGGGTCATTATGAAGGTGTTGGCATGGACAAACGGACACTACATGCCATGAAAGTAAAAAATCTGGCAAGCAAT ATTGCCTACAAATCAGAGTATGAACATGAGAAGAGTGAACACGCTGATTATAACTATCCAGCCACAATGACGCCATCATATGAGACTCAAAGAAAACTGGAACCATTAAAAGAC GTTAACTACAGGCAGCACGTTGATAAGCTGAAGTACAGCTCAGTAACAGACACTCCTGAAATAGTACAAGCAAGAATCAACGCCCAACAGTTCAGTGAT CTGAACTATAGGGCTGAATATGAGAAAACCAAGACGAAATTCACTCTCCCTCAGGATCTTCCCCAGATCAAAAAAGCCAAGGCCAATGCAGAACTTTTTAGTGAT ATTAAATACAAGGAAGATTTCATGAAAATCAAGGACAAAGCAGTAGGTGTCAACATGAGCGATTCCAGGACGTTGCATTCGCTGCAGGTTGCCAAGATGAATAATGAG ATAGCCTATAAGAAGGGCTCCAAAGAGGCCCGGTCCCAGTTGCACCTGCCCCTCGACATGATTAATATCAGCCATGCCAAGAAGGCCCAGTCTCTTGCCAGTGACCTGGAGTACAGGAAGAGGCTCCACGAATACACTGTGCTGCCTGATGACATGAAGGTCAAGTGGGCAAAGAAGGCCTACAACTTACAGAGTGAG AACCAGTACAGGGCTGATCTATTGTGGATGAAGGGAGTTGGTTGGATGACAGAAGGCTGCCTTGATGTGCAACAGGCCAAGAAAGCAGGAGAACTTGTTAGTGAG AAAAAGTACAGGCAAAAAGCAGATGCAGTGAAGTTTACGCAAGTGGCTGACACTCCTTATATCAAACACGCCAAGAGAAGCCAAGACTTGCAAAGTGGG ATAGTGTACAAGGCGGGCACTGAGCAAATGCTTCACCAGTACACCATGAGCAAAGACGAGCCTCTCTTCAAGCTTGCTAAAACGAATGCGGAATACCTCAGTGAG AAAACTTACAGAAGCAGCTGGGAAAAGCAGAAGGAGAAAGGTTTTGAGCTGCGCATGGATGCTCTGTCAATTCTGACTGCAAAAGCCAAGAGGGATCTTGCAAGTGAT ATTAAGTACAGAGAAGTGTATGAAAAGACAAAGGGCAAGTTGATTGGAGTAAAGAATGTCAAGGAAGACTCTCAGATGGCCCATTCCACACAAGTGTCCAAGCTACAGAGTGATCTGGAGTACAAGAAAGAGTATGAGGACTCCAAGACCAAGCACAGTGCGTCCCTGGACATGCTGAACATGGTACATGCCAAGAAAGCCCAATGCTTGGCAACAGACACAGGGTACAAGACCATCTTACATCATTACACCACTCTTCCCACTGATATGAAGGTGGAATGGGCTAAGAAGGCATATGGACTACAGAGTGAT AACAAGTACAAGTCTGACCTGAACTGGATGAGAGGGGTGGGGTGGATGACTGCAGGATCACTAGATGTTGAGCAGGCCAAGAAATCCGGAGAACTTATCAGTGAA ACAAAATATCGCCAGCACCCATATGCTTTGAAGTTCACAAGCGTGAAAGACACACCCGAAATGCTTCAAGCCAAAATCAGCTATAACCAGGCTGTGGAT AGACTCTACAGAGAGCATGGAGAGAGTGTGAAACATCATTACACCCTGACCAAAGATCTTCCAGAGCACATCCAAGCTAAACTCAATGCAATGAATATCAGTGAG ACCTGTTATAAGCAATCTTGGACTAAACTGAAAGATGCTGGATACACATTGCGTTTAGATGCAATTCCATTCCAGGCTGCAAAAGCATCAGGAGATATTTTCAGTGAT TACAAATataaacaagagttcgaaaaaTTGAAGGGACATATGATTGGACTGAAAGGAGTGGAGGATGATATAAAGATTGTGCACTCTGTCCATGCAGCTCAGCTACAGAGTGAT ATCAGCTACAAGAAGGACTCTGTGAGAGGCAGGTCCCAGTACCACCTCCCTCTGGATATGATGGAGCTGACCCACGCCAAGAAGGCTCAGTCCCTGATCAGTGACCAGGACTACAAACACCTCTTCCATAATTACACCTCTCTGCCCAGTGATCTGAAGCTACAGTGGGCAAAGAAGGCCTATGACTTACAGAGCGag AAACTCTACAGATCTGATCTTAACTTCTTGCGAGGAGTGGCCTGGATCAGCACTGGGGCTGTACAGATTGAAGGCTCCAAGCGAGCTAATGAACTCATTAGTGAG AAAAAATACCGTCAACACCCCTATTCCTTCAAGCACACAGCAGTGACGGACTCACCTGACTTGGTTCATGCAAAGTTCAGCAACCAGATTACCAATGAG CGCCTTTACAAAGAAGCCGGAGAAAATGCAAGACATAATTATACCTTAACACTTGGACGACCTGAGCTCACCCAAGCCAAGATTAATGCAGCCAACTTTAGTGag ATAAAATACAGAGAATCGTGGAATAATCTGAGAGCTCAGGGATACAAGTTAACAATGGATGCCATTGCTTTCCAGACAGCGAAAGCCTCAGGGGATATAGCAAGTGAT TATCAGTACAGACACGATTTTGTCCTGGAGAAGGGCAAGCACATCGGGGCCAGGAGCATCCTGGACGACCCCAGGCTGCTGCACTGCATGCAGGTGGCCAAGCTGCACAGCGAGCAGCAGTACAAGAAGGAGTCCCGCAGCACCAGCGCCCAGTTCCATCTGCCTCTGGACATGGTCCACCTGGTGCACGCCAGGAAGGCCCAGGCTCTGGCCAGCGACCAGGATTACAAGACCAAGTTCCACTCCTACACCGTGCTGCCGGATGACATGAAAGTGCAATGGGCCAAGAAGGCCCATGAGCTGCAGAGCGAG AAACTGTACAAGTCCGACCTGAACTTCATGAGAGGTGTTGGCTGGATCACTGTAGGTACCCCACAAATTGAGACAGCGAAGAGAGCAGGAGAGCTTATCAGTGAG AAGAAATACCGACAGTTGCCAGACAGTCTCAAGTTCACCTCTATAGCTGACTCTCCAGATATCGTCCATGCTAAGAACAGCTACTTACAATGCAGTGAG AGGCTTTACAAGTCGGGGGATTCTGAACTGATGCATCGATACACCTTACCTCCCGATCACCCTGACTTTATCAGAGCCCGGATGAATGCCCAGCACATCAGTGAT AAAGTCTATAAAACCTCCTGGGATCAGGTCAGATCTACTGGATATGACCTTCGCCTGGATGCCATTCCTTTCCAAACAGCTAAAGCTTCCCGAGATATTGCTAGTGAT TTCCGCTATAAGGAAACCTTTGTGAAGGAAAGGGGACACCAGATTGGACTGCGCAGCATCAATGATGACcccaaaatgaaacatttcctctCTGCGAGCAAGCTCCAGAGCAATAATGAGTATAAGAAGCAGTATGAAGAAACACGTTCCCAATACAAGATCCATACCGACCAGCCGAGCTTCATCCATGCCAAAAAGAGCCAGGAGCAAGCCAGCAACCTGAGCTACCGACAGCACTTGCACCACTATACCTGTGACCCAGAGCAACTAAATATGAAACACGCCAAGCAAGCCTACAAATTACAGAGTGAT GTGAACTACAAGTCTGATCTCAACTGGCTGCGGGGTATCGGCTGGACTCCACCCGGCTCCCACAAAGTAGAAATGGCCAGGCGGGCAGCTGAACTGGGCTACGCTCACGAAATGAACCCTGAAGAGGCTGCGGCTCATTACCAGCAAATGATG CAGGCAAGTCAGATGATGGAAACCCAAGAGGAATTTCAACAGCCTGGGGTCAATCCTGATGCCAGTGAAATCCTTCAggttaaaaggaaaaaagtacAGACAATGAAGAAAACCATgtag
- the nrap gene encoding nebulin-related-anchoring protein isoform X6 — translation MNVQPCARCGYIVYPAEKINCIDKTWHKACFHCEICKMILTTNNFVSHQKKPYCQVHNPKNNNFTSVYETPINLNAKKQSEAVSELKYREEGEKYKSVFHWDVKSREVEHARKISHLASQKAYQAEYEEQKSWYTGTASNPEMIRVAQAQKTISDVEYKRGHEERVSQYTSVADTPEILHARAGGSLVSDIKYTEEYEQLKGKGSFPAMITPAYQIAKKANTLASDVEYKRGHEERISKYTSVTDTPEVLLAKTGAQLASDIKYHQKYEREMKGKGSSAAGSAELALARDNAEKFSQHAYTEDYEEHRGKGSFPAMITPAYQIAKKAHELASDVKYKQGFSKTKGTAHFNTLTADDNLVIKNAQKINKLVSEVEYKKDLENTKGHSINYCETPQFKNVSKISKYTSDVKYKENYLNQMKGHYEGVGMDKRTLHAMKVKNLASNIAYKSEYEHEKSEHADYNYPATMTPSYETQRKLEPLKDVNYRQHVDKLKYSSVTDTPEIVQARINAQQFSDLNYRAEYEKTKTKFTLPQDLPQIKKAKANAELFSDIKYKENWEKTKSKACEMSLDDLSLQAAKASRDLASDIKYKEDFMKIKDKAVGVNMSDSRTLHSLQVAKMNNEIAYKKGSKEARSQLHLPLDMINISHAKKAQSLASDLEYRKRLHEYTVLPDDMKVKWAKKAYNLQSENQYRADLLWMKGVGWMTEGCLDVQQAKKAGELVSEKKYRQKADAVKFTQVADTPYIKHAKRSQDLQSGIVYKAGTEQMLHQYTMSKDEPLFKLAKTNAEYLSEKTYRSSWEKQKEKGFELRMDALSILTAKAKRDLASDIKYREVYEKTKGKLIGVKNVKEDSQMAHSTQVSKLQSDLEYKKEYEDSKTKHSASLDMLNMVHAKKAQCLATDTGYKTILHHYTTLPTDMKVEWAKKAYGLQSDNKYKSDLNWMRGVGWMTAGSLDVEQAKKSGELISETKYRQHPYALKFTSVKDTPEMLQAKISYNQAVDRLYREHGESVKHHYTLTKDLPEHIQAKLNAMNISETCYKQSWTKLKDAGYTLRLDAIPFQAAKASGDIFSDYKYKQEFEKLKGHMIGLKGVEDDIKIVHSVHAAQLQSDISYKKDSVRGRSQYHLPLDMMELTHAKKAQSLISDQDYKHLFHNYTSLPSDLKLQWAKKAYDLQSEKLYRSDLNFLRGVAWISTGAVQIEGSKRANELISEKKYRQHPYSFKHTAVTDSPDLVHAKFSNQITNERLYKEAGENARHNYTLTLGRPELTQAKINAANFSEIKYRESWNNLRAQGYKLTMDAIAFQTAKASGDIASDYQYRHDFVLEKGKHIGARSILDDPRLLHCMQVAKLHSEQQYKKESRSTSAQFHLPLDMVHLVHARKAQALASDQDYKTKFHSYTVLPDDMKVQWAKKAHELQSEKLYKSDLNFMRGVGWITVGTPQIETAKRAGELISEKKYRQLPDSLKFTSIADSPDIVHAKNSYLQCSERLYKSGDSELMHRYTLPPDHPDFIRARMNAQHISDKVYKTSWDQVRSTGYDLRLDAIPFQTAKASRDIASDFRYKETFVKERGHQIGLRSINDDPKMKHFLSASKLQSNNEYKKQYEETRSQYKIHTDQPSFIHAKKSQEQASNLSYRQHLHHYTCDPEQLNMKHAKQAYKLQSDVNYKSDLNWLRGIGWTPPGSHKVEMARRAAELGYAHEMNPEEAAAHYQQMMQASQMMETQEEFQQPGVNPDASEILQVKRKKVQTMKKTM, via the exons atGAATGTCCAGCCTTGTGCCAGGTGTGGCTATATTGTTTACCCAGCTGAGAAAATCAATTGCATTGACAAG ACCTGGCATAAAGCCTGCTTTCACTGCGAAATATGTAAGATGATCCTAACTACAAATAATTTTGTGAGCCATCAGAAAAAGCCCTACTGCCAAGT GCACAACCCCAAGAACAACAATTTCACTAGTGTATATGAGACACCCATCAACTTAAATGCAAAGAAGCAATCTGAAGCAGTCAGTGAG CTCAAATACCGAGAAGAAGGAGAGAAGTATAAGTCAGTTTTTCACTGGGATGTGAAGTCCAGGGAGGTGGAACATGCTCGTAAAATCAGCCATCTTGCAAGTCAG AAAGCCTATCAGGCAGAATATGAGGAACAGAAATCCTGGTACACTGGCACAGCCTCCAACCCAGAAATGATAAGGGTGGCCCAAGCCCAAAAAACCATAAGTGAT GTGGAATACAAGCGTGGCCATGAGGAACGGGTTTCACAATACACCTCAGTGGCCGATACCCCTGAAATCCTTCATGCAAGGGCTGGAGGATCACTTGTGAGTGAT ATTAAATACACTGAAGAATACGAACAGCTGAAAGGAAAGGGCAGCTTCCCTGCCATGATCACCCCAGCTTATCAGATAGCTAAGAAAGCTAATACTTTGGCCAGCGAT GTGGAGTACAAGCGCGGACACGAAGAGCGAATTTCTAAATACACCTCTGTCACCGATACTCCAGAAGTACTCCTGGCGAAAACAGGAGCACAGCTTGCTAGTGAT ATCAAGTACCATCAGAAGTACGAGAGGGAAATGAAAGGGAAGGGAAGCAGTGCAGCAGGCTCTGCAGAACTGGCTCTTGCTAGAGACAATGCGGAGAAATTCAGCCAG CATGCTTATACTGAAGACTATGAAGAACACAGAGGAAAGGGCAGTTTCCCTGCCATGATAACTCCTGCATATCAAATTGCCAAGAAAGCCCATGAACTGGCCAGTGAT GTGAAGTATAAACAAGGGTTTTCTAAGACAAAAGGCACAGCTCATTTCAACACCTTGACAGCAGACGACAACTTGGTCATCAAAAATGCCCAGAAAATCAACAAGCTTGTCAGCGAG GTGGAGTACAAGAAGGATCTGGAGAATACCAAGGGTCACAGCATTAACTACTGTGAGACCCCGCAGTTTAAGAATGTGTCCAAGATCTCTAAATACACCAGTGAT GTGAAGTACAAAGAGAATTATCTGAACCAGATGAAGGGTCATTATGAAGGTGTTGGCATGGACAAACGGACACTACATGCCATGAAAGTAAAAAATCTGGCAAGCAAT ATTGCCTACAAATCAGAGTATGAACATGAGAAGAGTGAACACGCTGATTATAACTATCCAGCCACAATGACGCCATCATATGAGACTCAAAGAAAACTGGAACCATTAAAAGAC GTTAACTACAGGCAGCACGTTGATAAGCTGAAGTACAGCTCAGTAACAGACACTCCTGAAATAGTACAAGCAAGAATCAACGCCCAACAGTTCAGTGAT CTGAACTATAGGGCTGAATATGAGAAAACCAAGACGAAATTCACTCTCCCTCAGGATCTTCCCCAGATCAAAAAAGCCAAGGCCAATGCAGAACTTTTTAGTGAT ATAAAATACAAGGAAAACTGGGAGAAGACTAAATCTAAAGCTTGCGAAATGAGTTTGGATGACCTGTCTTTACAGGCAGCCAAAGCATCCAGGGACTTAGCTAGTGAT ATTAAATACAAGGAAGATTTCATGAAAATCAAGGACAAAGCAGTAGGTGTCAACATGAGCGATTCCAGGACGTTGCATTCGCTGCAGGTTGCCAAGATGAATAATGAG ATAGCCTATAAGAAGGGCTCCAAAGAGGCCCGGTCCCAGTTGCACCTGCCCCTCGACATGATTAATATCAGCCATGCCAAGAAGGCCCAGTCTCTTGCCAGTGACCTGGAGTACAGGAAGAGGCTCCACGAATACACTGTGCTGCCTGATGACATGAAGGTCAAGTGGGCAAAGAAGGCCTACAACTTACAGAGTGAG AACCAGTACAGGGCTGATCTATTGTGGATGAAGGGAGTTGGTTGGATGACAGAAGGCTGCCTTGATGTGCAACAGGCCAAGAAAGCAGGAGAACTTGTTAGTGAG AAAAAGTACAGGCAAAAAGCAGATGCAGTGAAGTTTACGCAAGTGGCTGACACTCCTTATATCAAACACGCCAAGAGAAGCCAAGACTTGCAAAGTGGG ATAGTGTACAAGGCGGGCACTGAGCAAATGCTTCACCAGTACACCATGAGCAAAGACGAGCCTCTCTTCAAGCTTGCTAAAACGAATGCGGAATACCTCAGTGAG AAAACTTACAGAAGCAGCTGGGAAAAGCAGAAGGAGAAAGGTTTTGAGCTGCGCATGGATGCTCTGTCAATTCTGACTGCAAAAGCCAAGAGGGATCTTGCAAGTGAT ATTAAGTACAGAGAAGTGTATGAAAAGACAAAGGGCAAGTTGATTGGAGTAAAGAATGTCAAGGAAGACTCTCAGATGGCCCATTCCACACAAGTGTCCAAGCTACAGAGTGATCTGGAGTACAAGAAAGAGTATGAGGACTCCAAGACCAAGCACAGTGCGTCCCTGGACATGCTGAACATGGTACATGCCAAGAAAGCCCAATGCTTGGCAACAGACACAGGGTACAAGACCATCTTACATCATTACACCACTCTTCCCACTGATATGAAGGTGGAATGGGCTAAGAAGGCATATGGACTACAGAGTGAT AACAAGTACAAGTCTGACCTGAACTGGATGAGAGGGGTGGGGTGGATGACTGCAGGATCACTAGATGTTGAGCAGGCCAAGAAATCCGGAGAACTTATCAGTGAA ACAAAATATCGCCAGCACCCATATGCTTTGAAGTTCACAAGCGTGAAAGACACACCCGAAATGCTTCAAGCCAAAATCAGCTATAACCAGGCTGTGGAT AGACTCTACAGAGAGCATGGAGAGAGTGTGAAACATCATTACACCCTGACCAAAGATCTTCCAGAGCACATCCAAGCTAAACTCAATGCAATGAATATCAGTGAG ACCTGTTATAAGCAATCTTGGACTAAACTGAAAGATGCTGGATACACATTGCGTTTAGATGCAATTCCATTCCAGGCTGCAAAAGCATCAGGAGATATTTTCAGTGAT TACAAATataaacaagagttcgaaaaaTTGAAGGGACATATGATTGGACTGAAAGGAGTGGAGGATGATATAAAGATTGTGCACTCTGTCCATGCAGCTCAGCTACAGAGTGAT ATCAGCTACAAGAAGGACTCTGTGAGAGGCAGGTCCCAGTACCACCTCCCTCTGGATATGATGGAGCTGACCCACGCCAAGAAGGCTCAGTCCCTGATCAGTGACCAGGACTACAAACACCTCTTCCATAATTACACCTCTCTGCCCAGTGATCTGAAGCTACAGTGGGCAAAGAAGGCCTATGACTTACAGAGCGag AAACTCTACAGATCTGATCTTAACTTCTTGCGAGGAGTGGCCTGGATCAGCACTGGGGCTGTACAGATTGAAGGCTCCAAGCGAGCTAATGAACTCATTAGTGAG AAAAAATACCGTCAACACCCCTATTCCTTCAAGCACACAGCAGTGACGGACTCACCTGACTTGGTTCATGCAAAGTTCAGCAACCAGATTACCAATGAG CGCCTTTACAAAGAAGCCGGAGAAAATGCAAGACATAATTATACCTTAACACTTGGACGACCTGAGCTCACCCAAGCCAAGATTAATGCAGCCAACTTTAGTGag ATAAAATACAGAGAATCGTGGAATAATCTGAGAGCTCAGGGATACAAGTTAACAATGGATGCCATTGCTTTCCAGACAGCGAAAGCCTCAGGGGATATAGCAAGTGAT TATCAGTACAGACACGATTTTGTCCTGGAGAAGGGCAAGCACATCGGGGCCAGGAGCATCCTGGACGACCCCAGGCTGCTGCACTGCATGCAGGTGGCCAAGCTGCACAGCGAGCAGCAGTACAAGAAGGAGTCCCGCAGCACCAGCGCCCAGTTCCATCTGCCTCTGGACATGGTCCACCTGGTGCACGCCAGGAAGGCCCAGGCTCTGGCCAGCGACCAGGATTACAAGACCAAGTTCCACTCCTACACCGTGCTGCCGGATGACATGAAAGTGCAATGGGCCAAGAAGGCCCATGAGCTGCAGAGCGAG AAACTGTACAAGTCCGACCTGAACTTCATGAGAGGTGTTGGCTGGATCACTGTAGGTACCCCACAAATTGAGACAGCGAAGAGAGCAGGAGAGCTTATCAGTGAG AAGAAATACCGACAGTTGCCAGACAGTCTCAAGTTCACCTCTATAGCTGACTCTCCAGATATCGTCCATGCTAAGAACAGCTACTTACAATGCAGTGAG AGGCTTTACAAGTCGGGGGATTCTGAACTGATGCATCGATACACCTTACCTCCCGATCACCCTGACTTTATCAGAGCCCGGATGAATGCCCAGCACATCAGTGAT AAAGTCTATAAAACCTCCTGGGATCAGGTCAGATCTACTGGATATGACCTTCGCCTGGATGCCATTCCTTTCCAAACAGCTAAAGCTTCCCGAGATATTGCTAGTGAT TTCCGCTATAAGGAAACCTTTGTGAAGGAAAGGGGACACCAGATTGGACTGCGCAGCATCAATGATGACcccaaaatgaaacatttcctctCTGCGAGCAAGCTCCAGAGCAATAATGAGTATAAGAAGCAGTATGAAGAAACACGTTCCCAATACAAGATCCATACCGACCAGCCGAGCTTCATCCATGCCAAAAAGAGCCAGGAGCAAGCCAGCAACCTGAGCTACCGACAGCACTTGCACCACTATACCTGTGACCCAGAGCAACTAAATATGAAACACGCCAAGCAAGCCTACAAATTACAGAGTGAT GTGAACTACAAGTCTGATCTCAACTGGCTGCGGGGTATCGGCTGGACTCCACCCGGCTCCCACAAAGTAGAAATGGCCAGGCGGGCAGCTGAACTGGGCTACGCTCACGAAATGAACCCTGAAGAGGCTGCGGCTCATTACCAGCAAATGATG CAGGCAAGTCAGATGATGGAAACCCAAGAGGAATTTCAACAGCCTGGGGTCAATCCTGATGCCAGTGAAATCCTTCAggttaaaaggaaaaaagtacAGACAATGAAGAAAACCATgtag